In one Bdellovibrio sp. GT3 genomic region, the following are encoded:
- the ccoS gene encoding cbb3-type cytochrome oxidase assembly protein CcoS, giving the protein MNILILMIPMALLLGAGFLYSFFWANSKGQFDDLETPAHRMLLDENERTEREHIK; this is encoded by the coding sequence ATGAATATTTTAATACTTATGATTCCGATGGCTTTACTACTGGGCGCAGGTTTCCTGTACTCATTTTTTTGGGCGAACTCCAAAGGTCAGTTCGATGATCTGGAAACTCCCGCCCACCGCATGCTTTTGGATGAAAACGAAAGGACTGAACGTGAACACATCAAATAA
- the ccoN gene encoding cytochrome-c oxidase, cbb3-type subunit I — translation MNTSNKVVEKIIYDDDIVKKFAIATMVWAVAAFLFGLIAAIQIPWWPANMNMEWLTFGRLRPLHTNAAIFAFGGNAIFAGIYHSSQRLLKTRMFSDTLSAIHFWGWQLIIVAAAITLPLGYSQAKEYAELEWPIDIAIAVIWVVFAVNFFMTIHRRREKHLYVALWFYISTIITVAVLHIVNSIEIPVAFMKSYPVYAGIQDALVQWWYGHNAVAFFLTTPFLGLMYYYIPKAANRPVYSYRLSIIHFWSLVFIYIWAGPHHLLYTSLPEWAQTLGMIFSVMLLAPSWGGMINGLLTLKGSWNLLRTEPLLKFFVAALTFYGMATFEGPLLSIKSVSALGHYTDWIVGHVHGGTLGWNGFLTFGMLYYMVPRLWKTQLYSKKLLENHFWLGLAGVILYYVSMVVAGITQGSMWRAVTKEGTLVYPDFMETVVRIVPLYWARALGGTLFLIGFLLMCYNIYKTIKLAPPKVKEDVVEVTRTGYSEIYTSDHRKLEGMGFVFSVLAFLAIAVGSFIEIYPTLSLHKYINPAQITDPYTPLEIAGRSIYIREGCYVCHSQQIRPIVSEVLRYGPASTIEESMWDRPFQWGSKRTGPDLARVGKKYPNLWHFSHMMDPRAVTPSSIMPNYPWLADKDTNFMRLRKEVSVMKLLGVPYDDNTAANADGIAQKQAKEIAADIEANGGPRGMEKKEIVALIAYLQSLGQKGKAQ, via the coding sequence GTGAACACATCAAATAAGGTTGTAGAGAAAATTATCTACGACGACGACATCGTAAAGAAATTCGCGATAGCCACCATGGTCTGGGCTGTGGCGGCATTTCTTTTCGGCTTGATCGCAGCCATTCAAATTCCATGGTGGCCAGCCAACATGAATATGGAATGGCTTACTTTCGGCAGACTGCGCCCCTTACACACCAACGCGGCAATTTTTGCTTTTGGTGGTAATGCGATCTTCGCCGGGATTTACCACTCATCCCAAAGACTTCTAAAAACACGCATGTTCTCAGACACCCTTTCAGCCATTCACTTCTGGGGCTGGCAACTTATTATCGTCGCGGCAGCGATCACTTTACCACTGGGATACTCCCAGGCGAAAGAATACGCAGAGCTGGAGTGGCCGATTGACATTGCGATCGCCGTCATCTGGGTTGTTTTTGCGGTAAATTTCTTCATGACGATTCACCGTCGTCGTGAAAAGCATCTTTACGTGGCGTTGTGGTTTTATATCTCAACAATAATCACGGTGGCAGTTTTGCATATTGTGAATTCAATCGAGATCCCGGTGGCCTTCATGAAGTCTTATCCGGTGTACGCAGGTATCCAGGACGCCCTGGTACAGTGGTGGTACGGACATAATGCCGTGGCCTTTTTCCTGACAACCCCGTTTTTGGGTTTGATGTACTACTATATCCCCAAAGCCGCCAATCGCCCGGTTTACTCTTACCGTCTGTCTATTATTCACTTTTGGTCCTTGGTGTTCATCTATATCTGGGCTGGCCCCCATCACTTGCTATACACCTCTTTGCCAGAATGGGCTCAAACATTAGGGATGATTTTCTCCGTGATGCTTCTGGCTCCTTCATGGGGCGGAATGATCAATGGCCTTTTGACTTTAAAAGGTTCGTGGAACTTGCTTCGTACAGAACCGCTTCTTAAGTTCTTTGTGGCGGCTTTGACTTTCTATGGTATGGCGACATTTGAAGGACCACTTCTTTCCATTAAATCCGTGAGCGCATTAGGACACTATACTGATTGGATTGTTGGTCACGTGCACGGGGGGACCTTGGGTTGGAATGGCTTCCTGACATTCGGGATGCTTTACTATATGGTTCCACGTCTTTGGAAAACGCAGCTTTACTCCAAGAAACTTTTGGAGAATCACTTTTGGTTGGGTCTTGCCGGCGTCATTCTGTACTACGTTTCGATGGTCGTTGCCGGTATCACTCAAGGTTCGATGTGGAGAGCTGTCACCAAAGAAGGCACGCTGGTTTACCCTGACTTCATGGAGACAGTTGTGCGCATTGTTCCTCTTTACTGGGCCCGTGCCTTGGGCGGAACACTCTTCCTGATTGGCTTCCTGTTGATGTGCTACAACATCTATAAAACAATCAAACTGGCTCCACCAAAAGTCAAAGAGGACGTGGTTGAGGTAACCAGAACTGGCTATAGTGAGATTTATACTTCAGACCATAGAAAACTGGAAGGCATGGGGTTTGTATTCTCTGTGCTGGCCTTCCTGGCAATAGCCGTTGGTTCATTCATTGAAATTTACCCGACTCTTTCTCTTCATAAATACATCAATCCGGCTCAAATCACAGATCCGTACACGCCCCTTGAAATTGCAGGTCGCAGTATTTACATTCGCGAAGGATGTTATGTCTGTCACTCACAACAAATCCGCCCGATTGTTTCTGAAGTATTACGTTACGGACCCGCTTCCACAATTGAAGAATCCATGTGGGATCGTCCGTTCCAATGGGGATCAAAACGGACAGGACCGGATCTTGCCCGCGTTGGCAAAAAGTATCCGAACCTATGGCACTTCAGCCATATGATGGACCCGCGCGCCGTCACTCCAAGCAGCATCATGCCAAACTATCCATGGCTGGCAGATAAAGACACGAACTTCATGCGTCTACGCAAAGAAGTCTCTGTCATGAAGCTTTTAGGTGTGCCTTATGATGACAACACTGCCGCAAATGCAGATGGCATCGCCCAGAAGCAGGCAAAGGAAATCGCTGCAGACATAGAAGCAAACGGTGGTCCCCGTGGAATGGAGAAAAAGGAAATCGTGGCTTTGATCGCCTACCTGCAATCCTTGGGTCAGAAAGGAAAAGCTCAATGA
- a CDS encoding cbb3-type cytochrome oxidase subunit 3, translating to MKQLGLQAFTDTYLTSFGLVIFFTFFVCVLLWVFRKNSRNHYGDMEKMPLMDEEFSNARPK from the coding sequence ATGAAACAACTAGGTTTACAAGCCTTTACAGATACCTATCTGACGTCTTTTGGTCTGGTCATATTTTTTACGTTTTTTGTTTGTGTTTTGCTTTGGGTATTTCGCAAAAACAGCAGGAATCACTACGGGGATATGGAAAAAATGCCCCTAATGGACGAGGAGTTTTCAAATGCACGACCAAAATAA
- a CDS encoding cbb3-type cytochrome c oxidase N-terminal domain-containing protein, with protein MHDQNNDQNQQHFHEYDGIIEHDNNLPTWWLWLFFLTIIFSALYFLHYQFAGGLTLKEELAVNMAELEKQKSESVASAPIETEESLREAFDKIDTNMGVAVFTSKCAACHGQELQGLIGPNLTDHFWIHGKGTRMDIVKVIRDGAAEKGMPPWGPVLKRDELYATAKYIMSKLDSKPAGAKPPQGEEVK; from the coding sequence ATGCACGACCAAAATAATGACCAGAATCAGCAGCACTTTCATGAGTATGATGGCATTATCGAGCACGATAACAACCTGCCAACCTGGTGGCTGTGGCTGTTTTTCCTGACGATCATTTTTAGTGCTCTCTACTTTTTGCACTATCAGTTCGCGGGCGGACTGACATTAAAAGAAGAGTTGGCAGTGAACATGGCCGAACTTGAAAAACAGAAATCAGAATCAGTGGCTTCCGCTCCCATTGAAACCGAGGAATCACTTCGAGAAGCCTTTGATAAAATTGACACCAACATGGGCGTTGCGGTCTTCACCAGTAAGTGTGCCGCTTGTCATGGTCAGGAACTGCAAGGATTGATTGGTCCAAATCTGACGGATCATTTCTGGATTCATGGCAAAGGGACGCGTATGGATATAGTAAAAGTCATTCGCGACGGCGCCGCTGAAAAAGGGATGCCACCGTGGGGTCCTGTTCTGAAACGTGATGAACTTTATGCGACAGCAAAATATATTATGTCCAAGTTGGATTCCAAACCCGCAGGTGCGAAACCACCTCAAGGAGAAGAAGTGAAATGA
- the ccoG gene encoding cytochrome c oxidase accessory protein CcoG → MSLDPNLLTSVDEYGDRIAIIPAEVKGFYKRHRTWVHSVLLVIFLILPWTTIRGIQTVLINIPDREFSFFGILFHAHDTPLLFFILGTIVLGLAFVTSVWGRVWCGWACPQTVFIEAVFRRIEKWTEGGYVERRKLRTEPWTFTKFRKTGSKWVLFVLVSSLIAHSFIAYFAGAKSLIRMMENPPSENWSYFLLVSIVTALVLFDFAWFREQFCVIMCPYGRFQSLLIDNKSLAVVYDTKRGEPRRGQVPAGGTQGDCVACNRCVNSCPTGIDIRNGLQMECIACTACVDACDEIMEKVGKPKGLIRYDTLDFSKIKLTRARPLVYMAVLLMLISGLTYAITTRDAFHWTLLRGQGLPYSYIQNEESKDIIQNQFKIHIQNQERVATEYRLSVDDEILKSGALIMVAENPLTLQAHEDREWYFFVRLPESLFKGTNGQIKTKVKIESRHGEIVNQSEKELIIVGPKL, encoded by the coding sequence ATGAGTCTCGATCCAAACCTCCTCACCTCTGTTGATGAATACGGTGATCGTATCGCGATCATTCCTGCAGAGGTGAAAGGTTTTTACAAACGGCATCGCACCTGGGTGCATTCCGTTTTATTGGTGATCTTTTTGATTCTGCCATGGACTACAATTCGTGGTATCCAAACCGTTCTGATTAATATCCCTGATCGAGAATTTTCATTCTTTGGAATATTATTTCATGCCCACGACACTCCCCTGTTATTTTTCATATTAGGCACCATTGTGCTGGGGTTGGCATTTGTTACCTCCGTCTGGGGCCGTGTGTGGTGTGGCTGGGCTTGCCCGCAAACGGTGTTTATTGAAGCCGTCTTCAGACGAATCGAAAAATGGACCGAAGGTGGCTATGTTGAACGCCGCAAGCTTCGCACAGAACCGTGGACGTTCACAAAGTTTCGGAAAACCGGAAGTAAATGGGTGCTCTTCGTTTTAGTGTCATCGCTGATCGCACACAGTTTTATTGCCTACTTTGCCGGAGCAAAGAGCCTGATACGGATGATGGAAAATCCGCCATCTGAAAACTGGAGCTATTTCTTATTGGTTTCGATCGTAACAGCTTTGGTGCTATTTGATTTTGCCTGGTTCCGCGAACAGTTCTGCGTGATCATGTGCCCTTACGGTCGCTTTCAATCACTGCTTATCGATAACAAGTCCCTGGCTGTCGTTTATGACACCAAACGTGGTGAACCACGCCGTGGCCAGGTTCCTGCCGGCGGCACCCAAGGCGACTGCGTTGCCTGCAACCGTTGCGTAAATTCATGCCCAACAGGAATCGACATACGCAATGGACTGCAAATGGAGTGCATCGCTTGCACAGCCTGCGTGGATGCTTGTGATGAGATCATGGAAAAAGTGGGCAAACCCAAAGGACTTATCCGTTATGACACTTTGGATTTTAGTAAAATCAAACTCACCCGCGCAAGGCCGTTGGTATACATGGCGGTTTTACTGATGTTGATCTCTGGATTGACTTACGCAATCACCACCCGCGATGCGTTTCATTGGACACTACTGCGAGGTCAGGGGCTGCCTTACTCATATATTCAAAATGAGGAGAGCAAAGATATCATTCAAAACCAATTCAAAATCCATATTCAGAATCAGGAGCGCGTCGCCACTGAGTACCGACTCTCCGTTGATGATGAAATTTTGAAGTCCGGCGCACTGATCATGGTGGCTGAAAATCCCCTGACATTGCAGGCGCATGAAGACCGCGAGTGGTACTTTTTTGTGCGTCTTCCGGAGAGTTTGTTCAAAGGCACCAATGGACAAATTAAAACCAAAGTAAAAATTGAAAGCCGCCATGGTGAAATCGTCAACCAAAGCGAAAAAGAATTGATCATTGTGGGGCCAAAGCTATGA
- a CDS encoding sulfite exporter TauE/SafE family protein, which produces MNSGMLLALGILSTSFLGSWHCAAMCGPIACLMGERKSLFSYHIGRLIAYVALGAFAGGMGQLLLGSQYQWIRTASAVLFALVLLSMGLRLIAPRWGDKLTLKLDPHGLIMVFRQMRKFHLNQSGFAVGLLTGILPCGWLYTYITAAVALQSSLMGGALMFLFWVGGLPAMAALPAMIHKGLRQIPLRQQRLAGLILVVASGYSLWSFFYFSHTG; this is translated from the coding sequence ATGAACTCGGGAATGTTGCTGGCTCTGGGAATATTAAGTACGAGTTTCTTAGGAAGCTGGCACTGTGCTGCTATGTGCGGACCTATCGCTTGCCTGATGGGAGAGCGCAAATCGCTTTTCTCGTATCACATCGGTCGCTTGATTGCTTATGTTGCGCTAGGTGCATTCGCTGGTGGTATGGGCCAATTACTACTGGGCTCGCAGTACCAGTGGATTCGTACTGCCTCTGCAGTTTTATTTGCGTTGGTATTGTTGAGTATGGGTCTGCGTCTGATCGCTCCACGATGGGGTGATAAATTGACTCTAAAGCTTGATCCTCATGGATTGATCATGGTGTTTCGTCAGATGCGTAAGTTTCATTTAAATCAGTCCGGTTTTGCCGTGGGACTATTAACTGGAATACTGCCTTGTGGCTGGTTGTACACCTATATTACTGCGGCGGTAGCCTTACAGAGTTCTTTGATGGGTGGAGCTTTGATGTTTTTATTTTGGGTGGGTGGGCTTCCGGCCATGGCTGCTTTGCCTGCGATGATTCACAAAGGCCTGCGCCAAATCCCGCTTCGTCAGCAACGACTGGCGGGATTAATCTTGGTTGTGGCTTCGGGTTACTCGTTATGGAGTTTTTTCTATTTTTCTCATACAGGCTAA
- the soxR gene encoding redox-sensitive transcriptional activator SoxR, whose amino-acid sequence MKNNDSVASILSIGELSKRSGVAVTAIHFYESKGLIYSARNEGNQRRFPRGMLRILAIIKASQNLGFSLEEIKQGLAILPTDRAPTQREWKTLATKWRIQIEARLEALTNLRDHLDTCIGCGCLSIDACPIRNGNDKLAKKGPGAHLLK is encoded by the coding sequence ATGAAAAACAATGACTCGGTCGCATCAATTCTTTCTATCGGTGAGTTATCAAAAAGATCTGGCGTTGCGGTCACTGCTATCCATTTTTATGAATCAAAGGGGCTTATTTATTCGGCTCGCAACGAAGGCAACCAACGCCGCTTCCCCCGCGGAATGTTGCGGATACTAGCAATCATCAAGGCGTCGCAAAATTTGGGGTTTTCACTGGAAGAGATCAAACAGGGTCTGGCGATTTTACCCACAGATCGCGCTCCCACTCAGCGTGAATGGAAAACTTTGGCGACAAAGTGGAGAATCCAGATCGAAGCAAGACTTGAGGCCTTAACAAACTTAAGAGATCACCTTGATACTTGCATCGGCTGTGGCTGCCTTTCGATCGATGCGTGCCCGATCCGTAATGGCAACGACAAGCTTGCCAAAAAAGGACCCGGAGCTCATTTATTGAAGTGA
- a CDS encoding glycosyltransferase family 2 protein, translating into MTKLPISLVVIALNEEAHIDRCIRSVPFADDVVVVDSFSTDRTVQIAEKAGARVFQEKWRGFGPQKAFAAEQAKHNWILSLDADEALSPELASEIVEKFASLDSEAGYLFPRKSFHMGRWITHGGWYPDFQLRLFNKSKSRWNSANVHEKVEVKSHLKMTSPLLHYVFDDLSDQVITNDRYSGLGARELQARGAQFSYLKMIFKPFGKFIETYFVKAGFLDGLPGFVIAIGAAYSLFLKYAKLWELERVKENT; encoded by the coding sequence GTGACGAAACTTCCAATTTCTCTTGTTGTGATTGCCTTAAACGAAGAAGCGCACATTGATCGCTGCATTCGTTCTGTTCCATTTGCCGACGATGTTGTGGTAGTCGACAGCTTTTCGACGGATCGCACTGTGCAGATTGCTGAAAAAGCAGGCGCCCGTGTGTTTCAGGAAAAGTGGCGCGGTTTCGGACCGCAAAAGGCCTTTGCGGCCGAGCAAGCAAAGCACAACTGGATTCTTTCCTTGGATGCTGACGAAGCGCTCAGTCCAGAGCTTGCTTCGGAAATTGTAGAAAAGTTCGCAAGCCTTGACTCTGAGGCGGGCTATCTGTTTCCCCGTAAATCCTTTCACATGGGGAGATGGATTACGCACGGAGGTTGGTATCCTGACTTCCAGCTCAGATTATTCAATAAATCAAAAAGTCGTTGGAATTCCGCAAATGTACATGAAAAGGTCGAAGTGAAAAGTCACCTTAAAATGACCTCACCATTGCTTCATTATGTCTTTGATGATTTAAGCGATCAGGTCATCACAAATGACCGATACTCCGGATTGGGAGCTCGCGAGCTGCAGGCACGAGGGGCGCAATTCTCCTATTTAAAGATGATCTTTAAGCCTTTCGGCAAATTTATTGAAACTTATTTCGTAAAAGCCGGATTTTTGGATGGCTTGCCAGGATTTGTGATCGCTATTGGTGCCGCTTATTCGCTATTCTTAAAGTATGCAAAACTCTGGGAGCTCGAACGTGTTAAAGAAAACACTTAA
- a CDS encoding rod shape-determining protein yields MFSWFFKDEAGTAADLYVDLGTANTLIAGRGKGIILNEPSLIAYQQTSPGRKRVIAVGTDAKEKLANNPGNIFAQKPIRDGVIADFETTEVMLKHFLSQPGVKSAFSRPRIVVSLPYGVTEVEKKAVIESCKAAGAKEVFLIDEPMAAAIGSGLNVKSAEGNMIIDMGGGTTEVAVIALADIVYCEAARVGGHKIDDAIIDYFKRYKKLIINDVTAEYLKVAIGTAVPKKDIKMASITGRDAETGMTKSIDVSSEEVGLAMNSCIQEVINAIHKALEHTPPELVSDIIERGVVLAGGGALIRDFDLRIQNEVRLNVRVADSPLTAIALGGEAVLSDPELLDKIQLEV; encoded by the coding sequence ATGTTTTCATGGTTTTTTAAAGACGAAGCCGGCACCGCTGCTGATTTGTATGTCGACTTGGGCACTGCGAATACTTTGATCGCCGGTCGCGGTAAGGGAATCATTCTGAATGAGCCTTCCCTGATTGCGTACCAGCAAACAAGTCCGGGTCGCAAACGCGTGATCGCAGTCGGCACCGATGCCAAGGAAAAACTGGCCAACAATCCTGGAAATATTTTTGCGCAAAAACCAATCCGTGATGGCGTCATCGCTGACTTTGAAACCACTGAAGTCATGTTGAAACATTTCCTGAGCCAACCCGGAGTTAAATCCGCTTTCTCGCGCCCGCGCATTGTCGTGTCTTTGCCGTATGGTGTGACCGAAGTGGAAAAGAAAGCTGTGATCGAATCCTGCAAAGCTGCCGGCGCGAAGGAAGTATTTCTGATCGATGAGCCGATGGCGGCTGCGATTGGTTCTGGCTTGAACGTGAAATCCGCCGAAGGAAATATGATCATTGATATGGGCGGTGGCACAACGGAAGTTGCGGTTATCGCTTTGGCTGACATCGTTTATTGTGAAGCGGCCCGCGTGGGTGGTCACAAAATTGATGACGCTATCATTGACTACTTCAAACGCTACAAAAAACTGATCATCAACGATGTGACTGCTGAATACTTGAAAGTCGCAATCGGCACAGCTGTTCCCAAGAAAGACATCAAAATGGCAAGCATCACTGGCCGCGACGCGGAGACAGGGATGACAAAGTCCATTGACGTGAGTTCGGAAGAAGTGGGTCTTGCGATGAATTCCTGTATTCAGGAAGTGATCAATGCCATCCATAAGGCGCTTGAGCACACACCTCCTGAACTGGTTTCAGATATCATCGAGCGTGGCGTTGTCCTTGCTGGTGGTGGTGCTTTGATTCGCGACTTTGACTTGCGCATTCAAAACGAAGTGCGCTTGAATGTGCGCGTGGCCGACAGCCCACTAACAGCCATCGCCTTGGGTGGCGAAGCAGTACTTTCGGATCCAGAACTTTTGGATAAGATTCAATTGGAAGTTTAA
- a CDS encoding aminotransferase class IV — protein sequence MSLTLLTPAQILAKLAEKKYPAQQSYLAMYSTWWGGIVTEPGLMTVPVDDHLVHRGDGVFEAIKVVNGRIFLFAEHMRRLEASAAQIGLKLPMSIADVKSAISETMKVAKVQDALLRLYVSRGPGGFTTNPYDSVGEQLYLVVTTLKLLPPEKYQEGVSIAKSAVPPKEPAFARIKSCNYLPNVLMKKESVDRGVDFTINVDDKGNFLEGSTENMVILNKDGVLVRPPLHQILKGTTMMRTFELAEALIKSGELKSIQESNITEQDIKSAKEVMMIGTTLDVLPVTRYEGQKIGSGVQGPVAKRLNELVREDMKNAEQI from the coding sequence ATGTCACTTACCTTACTCACCCCGGCACAGATTCTTGCAAAACTCGCTGAGAAAAAATATCCAGCTCAGCAATCATACTTAGCCATGTATAGCACTTGGTGGGGTGGAATCGTGACGGAGCCGGGTCTTATGACTGTCCCGGTGGATGATCATCTGGTGCACAGGGGAGATGGCGTTTTTGAGGCAATCAAGGTCGTCAATGGAAGAATTTTTTTGTTTGCAGAACATATGCGTCGTTTGGAAGCTTCCGCAGCTCAAATCGGCTTGAAGCTTCCCATGTCCATCGCGGATGTTAAATCTGCGATTTCTGAAACTATGAAAGTCGCCAAGGTTCAGGATGCATTACTGCGTCTTTATGTCTCCCGTGGTCCGGGTGGATTTACCACGAATCCCTATGACTCTGTGGGCGAGCAACTGTATCTGGTCGTGACAACCTTAAAGCTTTTGCCGCCCGAAAAATATCAGGAAGGTGTGAGTATTGCTAAAAGCGCGGTTCCTCCCAAGGAGCCGGCCTTTGCAAGAATCAAATCCTGTAACTATCTTCCCAATGTTTTGATGAAAAAAGAAAGTGTCGATCGCGGGGTTGATTTCACCATCAACGTCGATGACAAAGGAAATTTTCTGGAAGGCAGTACCGAGAATATGGTCATCTTGAATAAAGACGGTGTTTTAGTCAGACCGCCACTGCACCAAATTCTAAAGGGCACCACAATGATGCGAACTTTTGAGTTGGCGGAGGCCCTGATTAAAAGTGGTGAGCTTAAAAGCATTCAAGAAAGTAATATCACAGAGCAGGATATTAAATCAGCCAAAGAAGTGATGATGATTGGCACCACCTTGGATGTGTTACCCGTGACAAGATACGAAGGGCAAAAGATTGGGTCAGGAGTGCAGGGGCCGGTGGCGAAAAGACTTAACGAACTTGTTCGTGAAGATATGAAAAACGCAGAGCAGATCTAA
- a CDS encoding carbonic anhydrase, whose translation MIFRVAFLVAAMSLSACSLFQGRRAPNQEMQVSLKDEKGNPAKANVIDSGTAEDQARAQELREAVAAEAAKQAEKNQQATATAAPVAATTSNQTAIPGAKARMMGPVAAEKSLGWLKNGNTRYVTGRLRSDGVSTKDRTRLVESQKPHAIVLACSDSRVPPELVFDQKLGEIFVVRTAGDSLNESVIGSIEYGIQYLGANLIVVLGHSSCGAVAAAMTGNDLGSPALNAIVDDIKPRITQFAGKTPSRGLVQESFANVSGVAHDLLLHSQIVRDAVGSGDVKISRALYHLDSGKVEWKD comes from the coding sequence ATGATTTTTCGTGTGGCCTTTTTAGTAGCTGCAATGAGCTTGTCCGCGTGTTCACTTTTTCAGGGCAGACGCGCCCCCAACCAGGAAATGCAAGTTTCCCTTAAGGATGAAAAAGGCAATCCAGCAAAAGCCAATGTCATAGACTCCGGCACAGCCGAAGACCAAGCCCGTGCGCAGGAGTTGCGCGAAGCCGTCGCCGCTGAAGCTGCAAAACAGGCTGAAAAAAACCAACAAGCCACTGCCACGGCAGCACCTGTTGCGGCTACCACCTCCAACCAGACTGCAATCCCAGGAGCTAAAGCTCGCATGATGGGTCCTGTTGCTGCGGAAAAATCCTTGGGTTGGTTAAAAAACGGAAACACTCGTTATGTTACAGGTCGTTTGCGTTCGGATGGGGTATCCACCAAGGATCGCACCCGTCTGGTGGAGAGCCAAAAACCCCATGCGATCGTATTGGCGTGCAGCGATTCCCGCGTTCCACCTGAATTGGTATTTGACCAAAAACTGGGCGAGATCTTTGTCGTTCGCACCGCAGGTGATTCACTGAATGAATCCGTTATCGGAAGCATTGAATACGGCATTCAATACCTGGGAGCGAACCTCATCGTGGTACTAGGCCATAGCTCCTGTGGTGCCGTGGCAGCAGCCATGACCGGTAATGATCTTGGCAGCCCCGCATTAAACGCAATTGTCGACGATATTAAACCTCGTATTACGCAATTCGCAGGGAAAACTCCGTCTCGAGGACTGGTGCAGGAATCCTTTGCTAACGTCTCTGGAGTGGCTCACGATCTTTTGCTGCATTCGCAAATCGTGCGTGACGCTGTAGGCTCGGGTGATGTAAAAATCTCTAGAGCACTTTATCACCTGGATTCAGGCAAAGTAGAGTGGAAAGACTAG